The genomic stretch GCCCTCAGGCCGACAATGCGCTTCGTGGCTGTCAAAACCGAGGAGCAAGAGGCGCGGTCGATGATCTTCCGCACGCGCGAACTCTTGGTGCGCCAGCGCACGCAGCAGATAAACGCCCTGCGCGGCCACCTCGCCGAAGCACGGGGTCGTCGCCCCACACGGCCCGGCCCACGTGAAGCGCCTTGCTGATGCAATCGAAGACGAGGAAGGCCTCATCCAGCCGATCGTCCGCGACGTTGGTCGTCTCTACCTCCAGCAGATCGCCATCTACAGCGAGAAGATCGCCGAGCTCGAGAAGACCCTCCCTTGGCTGTAGATCATCTGGGAGCTCGTCCCGCTGGATTTGGCGCGCTGAAGGAGCGGGGATCAGCCAAATCCGCGAGCGTTCCAAGTGGATTCTGTCCACTCTATCTGAGTTTCAGCCATCTTGCCCTCCCGAGCATTCCTTAACCCCGCCGCCGCATCAGACCGCTCCGCGTATCGGATTGACGACCTTGAGCCCGGCAAAGTCTTTTTCGTTATCCGTTACCAGCACGCACTCGTTCGCACCGGCGACAGCGGCGATGATCATGTCGAGCCCGCTGCGCGGCTTGCCGGCCAGTTTTCCTCCTGCCATCAGCCGCGCCCAGATCAGCCCTGCCTTGTCGTCGAACGAGAGGATGCGGCCCGCAAACAGCGCCTGCGGCCCCTCAGGCCCAGAGACCCAGTTGTCGAGTGCGTCGCGTTTTTTCCCGCGCGGCTTCTCCAGAACCCTGCGAAGAATTTCCGCAACGGTCAGCGAAGCGATGAACAAATCCTCGTCACGCTGTCTCGACATCCATGCCAGGAGCGATTCCGAAGGCTGCGATTTGACGACATCGCTGATGATGTTGGTATCGAGGAGGTAGCGTGTCACAGGTCGATCTTCCGCCCCTCTTCATGGGGGCGGGAAAGATCGAGGTCAGCTCCCACGAGCGGCGAACGACGCAATGCGGCGAGAATCCCGCCAAGCTTGGGTGGCTCGCCGGCGATGGTCTGGCTGACAGCAGCGCGCAGGCTAGAGGCATCCGGTCCATCTTCGGCCAGGCGGCGAGCCAAAGATCGAATGAGGTCGCGATCGGCATCGCGGCCAAGCACCTCGAAGCGCGCCAAGCCGCGCTCGCTGAGGCGAGATCGATAGTTTTGAATGGCGCGTTTTTGCGAGCTGCTCATAGTTGCCTCCGACTACAACACACATACGTAATACATTCGACATACATCATAACTACAACAAGAAGGAACATACAGATCTAAATAAAAAGACAGTCTTCATTTCTCATTTCCAGTAATATAACCAGAATACTGGGTTTGATCAAGGTGCAGGCAGTCCGAGCAGTGCTCTCTTTCTGTTGAATGGCATCGGTGGGGACGCGCGATATATGTTACGCGACGGTGCTTTTTGACCAGCGTCGAGTTCTTGCGCTGACAAGAGAAATATCTCGGCGCCGACCAGAGGGCCTCGGCCCCAGGACGGGCGAGGCTCGTTCGGAGAACGGCGCGAAACAGGGATTGGTCGATTCGCGCGGCGATGATTGACCACAAGGCCTGCTGGACGGGTTCCGCGTGCAGGTGCCCGTCGCTGCCCGCCTTGAAAAACTGTCAGAAAATCGCATACATTTCTGACAGGAGCATGGCCATGCAACGGTTGACCGAACAGATTCTTGCGCACGCGAAAGGGCTGCCAGAGGGCACGCCGGTCGCAGCTAAAAGCTTGCTTCACCTCGGGAATCGCGCCGCGGTGGATCAGGCATTGTCGCGTCTAGCCGAGCGGACGCAGTTGATCCGGGCGGGTCGCGGCGTCTATCTCCTTCCGGTCACGAGCAGGTTCGGCACCCGGGCTCCCTCCGTGGAGCAAGCGGTCGAGGCGCTTGCCAGCCAGCGCGGGGAGATCATCGTCACGAGTGGGGCCGTTGCCGCCAACACCCTCGGTCTCACGACACAGGTGCCGGTCCGGTCGGTCTATCTGACTTCCGGCCGCACCCGGAAGATGAGCCTCGGCAAGCAGGTCGTCGAGCTTCGCCACGCGCCTCGTTGGCAGCTCGCCATGGCGCATCGGCCCGCTGGCGAGGCGGTGCGAGCGTTGGCTTGGCTTGGGCCGGAGAAGGCTGAGGCCGCCCTCCAGACACTGAAGCGGAAACTCCCGCCGGGCGCCTTCAGCGAGTTGGTCGCGGTAGCGCCGCAGCTTCCGACCTGGATGGCGCGCAGCGTGGGCAAGGCCGCACATGGCTGATCCCTTTCTCCACCTCCCGATCGAGGATCGGCGGGAGGCGCTCGGCGTCGCGGCCGATCGGTCCGGCAGGCCGGCGCATCTCCTCGAGAAGGACGTGTGGGTGGTCTGGGCGCTCGCCACCTTTACGGCTCGGCGCTCGGCGAACATCTGGTGTTCAAGGGCGGCACGTCGCTGTCCAAAGCCTATCAGGTTATCCAGCGGTTTTCCGAGGACGTCCACGCCTAACATACGACATCCGGGCGATTGCACCCGACTTGGTGGGCGACGACGGCGAAGCGTTGCCGGAGACCCGTAGCGAGGAAAAACGCTGGTCCAGCGAGGTGCGCAAGCGCCTGCCCAATTGGGTTGAAGGAAGCGTTCAGCCGATCATCGCAGATGCGCTCGCGGCTGAAGCTTTGGCGGCCGCCACGAGAAGCTGTTCATCGATTACGAAGCCGCGACGGCTGGCTCCGGCTATGTGGCGCCGAGCGTGATGCTCGAATTCGGAGCACGATCGACGGGCGAGCCCGCGAGCTTGCGCGACATCGCCTGCGACGCGTCTGGCCTGATCGAGGGCGTGACCTTTCCCACGGCTCGTCCACGCGTGATGCATGCGGAGCGAACCTTCTGGGAGAAGGCGACGGCCATCCATGTCTTCTGCCTGCAGGAGCGCCGGCGCGGCGATCGCTTTGCTCGTCACTGGCACGATGTCGCGCGGTTGGACGAAACCGGTTTTACCGCGTCCGCCTTTGCTGATCGCGATCTGGCGAACGCAGTGGCGCGCCACAAGACCATGTTCTTCGCCGAGAAAGCGCCCGATCGAACGCCCATCGATTACGCGGCGGCTGTCAACGGCGGTCTGCGGCTTGTGCCCGCAGGCGATGGTCTGAAGGCGCTTGAAGAGGACTACGCCCGCATGGTCGACGACGGGCTTCTTCTGGAAGACGCGGAGCCTTTCGAAGCGCTGATGGCGCGATGTGCCGATATCGCCGAGCGAGCCAATTACAT from Mesorhizobium sp. NZP2077 encodes the following:
- a CDS encoding PIN domain-containing protein — translated: MTRYLLDTNIISDVVKSQPSESLLAWMSRQRDEDLFIASLTVAEILRRVLEKPRGKKRDALDNWVSGPEGPQALFAGRILSFDDKAGLIWARLMAGGKLAGKPRSGLDMIIAAVAGANECVLVTDNEKDFAGLKVVNPIRGAV
- a CDS encoding DUF6088 family protein codes for the protein MQRLTEQILAHAKGLPEGTPVAAKSLLHLGNRAAVDQALSRLAERTQLIRAGRGVYLLPVTSRFGTRAPSVEQAVEALASQRGEIIVTSGAVAANTLGLTTQVPVRSVYLTSGRTRKMSLGKQVVELRHAPRWQLAMAHRPAGEAVRALAWLGPEKAEAALQTLKRKLPPGAFSELVAVAPQLPTWMARSVGKAAHG